DNA sequence from the Atribacterota bacterium genome:
TAAAATTTTGAATTATTGTTTTTACTGAAAACTGAAAACAAAAAACTAAAAACTACTAATAATTAAGGAGGCAATTCCAGATGCCAACTTTCACTTATAAAGCAAGGGATAATACCGGAAAAGTATTTACCGGAACGTTAGAAGGGGACAACCGGGAAGTAGTTATTGACCGCCTTAGAGAAATGAAATATTTTATTATTTCAGTAGATAAAAAGGCAGGTGGTCTTTTATCAACAGAAATCACTCTTTTCCAAACTATAAAGATAAGGGATTTAGCCGTATTTTTTCGTCAGTTTGCCACAATGGTCAGTGCAGGCTTGACATTAGTAAATTGTCTGGAAATCCTTACTCAGCAAACGGAAAATAAGTTGTTAGCAAAGAAGATAGGAGATATTAAAAAAAATATCGAGCAGGGTGCTACTCTTACTGATGCATTTGCAGCACATCCGGAAACATTTTCTAAGCTGCAGATAAACATGATTAAAGCCGGAGAAATGGGCGGTGTCCTTGATGATATCCTGAACAGAATAGCAACCTTAATGGAAAAAGAATATGAATTAAGACAAAAAATAAAATCAGCTATGACATACCCGGGATTTGTAATGGGTGCAGCAGTGTTGATGGGAATTTTTATGCTTACCTTTATTCTTCCCCAGTTTGTTGGGGTATTCCAGCAGTTTGGCGGAAACCTTCCCTTTATTACCCAGATGTTAGTCAATTTTACCCAGTTGTTCAATCGGTACTGGTATGTCTTTTTGGCTGTTATTGTCGGATTGGTGTTTTTATTTATTTCATACAGTAAAACTAAAAACGGCCACAGAAATATTGATAAAATAAAACTGAAAATTCCTGTTTTTGGTAATCTTTTTCTAAAGACATCTATTAACCGTTTTACCCGTACATTAGGCACTCTGATACGCAGTGGTGTTCCTATTATTCAGTCATTAAAGGTTTCCTCAGAATCCATAGGCAATGATATTCTGGCAGAGGCAGTAGCAAACTCTGCTGATAGAATCAAAGAAGGACAGAGTATTTCCGCTCCCCTAAAGGAAAGCGGCGTTTTCCCACCTATGGTAACCCAGATGATAATGGTTGGAGAGGAAAGTGGAGAATTGGAGACCATGCTTCTCAATGTTTCAGAATTTTATGATCAGGAAGTTGAAAGAGCAGTAGAGCAACTGACTTCGGTAATTGAACCCATAATGATGGCATTCGTTGCCCTGGGTGTTGGAGGTATGGTTATTGCAATGTACCTGCCCATATTCAGTATGGTTGATTTGGTATAATAATTGATAATATTTTAAAGGAGTAGATTTAATTGTACAAGGAAAAGCAAATATACAATGAAGATAACAGTGGTAACAACCATAAAAGAAAAATTGAAGATTATATAGAATTACTGGAAAACACAGTTCATGAGTTTAAAAATTCCGGTGAAGATGAAAGTGACCTTATGCAGGCTGGTTATATTGGGTTGTTAAATTCTCTTCATATTTATGATGATATGGAAGACGAGGTTTTTCAAAAAAAATCAAAAAATCTCATAGCCGGTGAAATACGAAATTATATTAGAAGAAAATACAGCAAGGTAAAAATTCCTTTTTGGTTAAAAAAAATAAATGAATTAATAAACCAGCTGGTGGTTTCTTATAATAAAAAATATAAAAAGTTTCCTAATTACAAAGAGTTGTCTCAAATGTTAGGGATGACACCTGAAGGGCTTGAGGAGACACTTAAAGCCCGTGAATCAGTCTATAAGGTATCTATAGACAAAGAAAGAAGAACAAAAGATATAACAGAGTC
Encoded proteins:
- a CDS encoding type II secretion system F family protein, which translates into the protein MPTFTYKARDNTGKVFTGTLEGDNREVVIDRLREMKYFIISVDKKAGGLLSTEITLFQTIKIRDLAVFFRQFATMVSAGLTLVNCLEILTQQTENKLLAKKIGDIKKNIEQGATLTDAFAAHPETFSKLQINMIKAGEMGGVLDDILNRIATLMEKEYELRQKIKSAMTYPGFVMGAAVLMGIFMLTFILPQFVGVFQQFGGNLPFITQMLVNFTQLFNRYWYVFLAVIVGLVFLFISYSKTKNGHRNIDKIKLKIPVFGNLFLKTSINRFTRTLGTLIRSGVPIIQSLKVSSESIGNDILAEAVANSADRIKEGQSISAPLKESGVFPPMVTQMIMVGEESGELETMLLNVSEFYDQEVERAVEQLTSVIEPIMMAFVALGVGGMVIAMYLPIFSMVDLV